A part of Micromonospora chersina genomic DNA contains:
- the mmsA gene encoding multiple monosaccharide ABC transporter ATP-binding protein, giving the protein MRDITKTFPGVTALKDVNLTVRRGEIHAICGENGAGKSTLMKVLSGVYPHGSYTGEIFFDGQPVQFSDIRHSERLGIVIIHQELALCPNLSIEENIFLGNERAPRGFIDWNRTHAEAAALLERVGLREHPATLASDIGVGKQQLVEIAKALSKQVRLLILDEPTAALNDEDSAHLLDLLRELREQGITCVIISHKLNEIEAIADSTTILRDGRTIETLDMKNDAITEDRIISGMVGRDLEHRFPEHEPTIGEEVLRIEDWTVHSPTQHGRVVVSGANLTLRRGEIVGLAGLMGAGRTELAMSVFGRSYGIGISGRIFKDGREIQLKTVGDAIKHGIAYATEDRKRYGLNLIDDIKRNVSAAALTKLATRGWIHENEEYRVANEFRTSMNIKAPNVSAITVKLSGGNQQKVVLSKWIFTDADVLILDEPTRGIDVGAKYEIYSIINQMADQGKAVLVISSELPELLGICDRIYAMSAGRITGQVTRAEATPERLMQFMTKVKEQ; this is encoded by the coding sequence CTACCCGCACGGCTCGTACACCGGAGAGATCTTCTTCGACGGCCAGCCGGTCCAGTTCTCCGACATCCGCCACAGCGAACGCCTCGGCATCGTGATCATCCATCAGGAGTTGGCGCTCTGCCCGAACCTGTCGATCGAGGAGAACATCTTCCTCGGCAACGAGCGCGCCCCGCGCGGCTTCATCGACTGGAACCGCACCCACGCGGAGGCTGCCGCGCTGCTGGAGCGCGTGGGGTTGCGGGAGCACCCGGCCACGCTCGCGTCGGACATCGGCGTAGGCAAGCAGCAGTTGGTCGAGATCGCCAAGGCGCTGTCGAAGCAGGTTCGGCTGCTCATTCTCGATGAGCCGACCGCCGCGCTCAACGACGAGGACTCCGCGCACCTGCTGGATCTGCTCCGTGAGCTGCGCGAGCAGGGCATCACCTGCGTGATCATCTCGCACAAGCTGAACGAGATCGAGGCGATCGCCGACTCCACCACGATCCTGCGCGACGGCCGCACGATCGAGACGCTGGACATGAAGAACGACGCCATCACCGAAGACCGCATCATCTCCGGCATGGTCGGCCGGGACCTGGAGCACCGGTTCCCCGAGCACGAGCCGACGATCGGCGAAGAGGTGCTGCGTATCGAGGACTGGACGGTGCACAGCCCCACCCAGCACGGGCGGGTCGTGGTTTCCGGCGCCAACCTCACCCTGCGCCGGGGCGAGATCGTGGGGCTGGCCGGGCTGATGGGCGCCGGCCGCACCGAACTCGCGATGAGCGTCTTCGGCCGCAGCTACGGCATCGGCATCTCCGGCCGGATCTTCAAGGACGGCCGCGAGATCCAGCTGAAGACAGTGGGCGACGCGATCAAGCACGGCATCGCGTACGCGACGGAGGATCGCAAGCGCTACGGCCTGAACCTGATCGACGACATCAAGCGCAACGTGTCGGCGGCCGCGCTGACCAAGCTGGCCACCCGGGGCTGGATCCACGAGAACGAGGAGTACCGGGTCGCCAACGAGTTCCGCACGAGCATGAACATCAAGGCGCCGAACGTCTCGGCAATCACCGTGAAGCTCAGCGGCGGCAACCAGCAGAAGGTCGTGCTGTCGAAGTGGATCTTTACCGACGCCGACGTGCTGATCCTCGACGAGCCGACCCGCGGCATCGACGTCGGCGCCAAGTACGAGATCTACTCGATCATCAACCAGATGGCGGACCAGGGCAAGGCCGTGCTCGTCATCTCCTCCGAGCTACCCGAGCTGCTGGGCATCTGTGACCGCATTTACGCGATGTCCGCCGGGCGTATCACCGGCCAGGTGACCCGTGCCGAAGCGACGCCCGAGCGACTCATGCAGTTCATGACCAAGGTAAAGGAGCAATAG